Proteins encoded together in one Drosophila albomicans strain 15112-1751.03 chromosome 2R, ASM965048v2, whole genome shotgun sequence window:
- the LOC117573652 gene encoding putative uncharacterized protein DDB_G0277255 isoform X3 has protein sequence MRLDGALEPRHGAATLQGRFIGVAKYRRETRVKCEQQQQQCADEDDEAAAAAAAAVSTAAEAAAASSAAAATIAAKDANNNSSNNNNNNNQNNNYDSNNYNNNNKSSESNNCRWEASEQQAQHLSPSQAPSIIIATQTNNKANLHLRIKGVATTATATTTTAASLKMREEQSLMLMDRRTEVDGVGVGSSNNNNMGRLQTYVLCLISVFALLPRLPVVLADDGDNFFAVNSFSVGPETTTPEFDYASRGQKKFGDKCENTLECGFPGSICDPKKKSCQCTEDLHVTNHIDKCGKASAVNESCFFNEQCEAVYFQTECRDGRCICRFEMSPIWGKDGSVECKGRQDKRGPETYIDPAMIGVLGTLA, from the exons ATGAGATTAGATGGGGCTTTAGAGCCCCGTCACGGTGCTGCAACGCTGCAGGGCCGCTTTATTGGCGTTGCCAAGTATCGGCGCGAGACGCGTGTAAAATgtgagcaacagcagcaacaatgcgcTGATGAAGACgacgaagcagcagcagcagcagccgcagcagtatcaacagcagcagaagcagcagcagcatcatcagcagcagcagccacaataGCAGCTAAAGACGCCAACAAtaatagcagcaacaataacaacaacaacaatcaaaacaacaactacgacagcaacaactataataataacaacaagagcagcgaGAGCAACAATTGCCGCTGGGAGGCGTCAGAGCAACAAGCTCAACACTTGTCGCCCAGCCAGGCGCCAAGCATAATAatagcaacacaaacaaacaacaaagcaaactTGCACTTAAGGATTAAGGGCGTCGCAACgaccgcaacagcaacaacaacaactgccgcGTCCCTAAAAATGCGTGAGGAGCAATCGTTAATGCTAATGGACCGCCGGACTGAGGTCgatggtgttggtgttggtagcagcaacaacaacaacatgggGCGACTTCAAACATACGTCCTGTGCCTGATTTCCGTTTTCGCACTGCTGCCACGGCTGCCAGTGGTGCTGGCCGATGACGGTGACAATTTCTTTGCCGTTAATAGCTTCAGCGTGGGACCGGAGACGACAACACCCGAGTTTG ATTATGCCAGTCGCGGCCAGAAGAAGTTTGGTGACAAGTGCGAGAATACGTTGGAGTGCGGTTTTCCCGGTTCAATATGTGATCCCAAGAAAAAGTCGTGTCAGTGCACCGAGGATCTGCATGTCACCAATCACATTGATAAATGTGGCAAGG CGTCTGCTGTTAACGAATCCTGTTTCTTCAACGAGCAATGTGAAGCGGTTTACTTTCAGACGGAATGCCGAGACGGACGTTGCATTTGTCGGTTCGAGATGTCGCCCATCTGGGGCAAGGATGGCTCCGTCGAGTGCAAAG GGCGCCAGGATAAGCGAGGACCCGAGACATACATTGATCCGGCCATGATTGGCGTGCTG
- the LOC117573577 gene encoding putative defense protein 3, protein MASRYRNCNHRTAAKVLFLPLLLLLHLLLGEVAGFPDGAPADTCVKQRANQPNHGKARSQPAHTNPFEVVASSQTFHPGQQVEVTIYPVHQDKTFRGFFLQARDANSNEWLGEWVQSENTKTIPECSAITHSDNRDKLGAKLIWKAPQNKRGNVYFTGTVLQDYGNFWSELVAKVQAVQ, encoded by the exons ATGGCATCTCGTTATAGGAATTGCAATCATCGGACAGCAGCCAAAGTTCTATtcctgccactgctgctgctgctgcatttgctgctggGTGAAGTTGCAGGCTTTCCGGATGGCGCGCCAGCGGATACGTGTGTGAAACAGAGGGCGAATCAGCCTAATCATGGCAAGGCGCGCTCACAGCCGGCGCATACAAATCCGTTTGAAGTGGTCGCCAGCTCGCAGACGTTTCATCCGGGGCAACAAGTGGAGGTGACCATTTATCCCGTGCATCAGGATAAGACATTCCGTGGCTTCTTTCTGCAGGCGCGTGATGCCAATTCAAATGAATGGCTCGGCGAATGGGTGCAGAGTGAGAATACGAAAACGATACCAGAATGCTCGGCCATAACGCACTCGGATAATCGTGATAAGCTGGGTGCAAAGCTAATATGGAAGGCGCCGCAGAATAAGCGTGGCAATGTCTACTTTAC CGGCACTGTGCTACAAGATTACGGAAATTTCTGGAGCGAACTCGTCGCCAAAGTGCAAGCGGTGCAATAA
- the LOC117573653 gene encoding probable phosphoserine aminotransferase, translating to MVINFAAGPAKLPEEVLQEVQKNLINCNGSGISVMEMSHRSSNYAKIHDLAIADLRELLNIPKNYKVLLMQGGGTGQFAAVAMNLIGSTGTADYVITGSWSSKAAKEAAQYGKVNAVLPKFDKYVDVPRQTKWKLDPNASYVYYCDNETVEGVEFDFIPEVGNVPLACDMSSNFLSRPFDVSKFGLIFAGAQKNIGPAGVTIIIVREDLIGKHLKLTPSVLNFELMDKNNSLLNTPPTFGIYVMGLVLQWIKRNGGVAGMSQLANAKSKLIYDIINSSNGFYYCPVESRVRSHMNVPFRIGSAAGNDALEKEFLAKAEAEGMIQLKGHRSVGGIRASIYNAVTLDETQKLAKLMLAFYENNKN from the exons ATGGTTATCAATTTCGCAGCCGGCCCAGCCAAATTGCCTGAAGAG gTGCTGCAAGAAGTGCAGAAAAATCTTATCAACTGCAATGGCAGTGGCATCTCCGTGATGGAAATGTCGCATCGTTCCAGTAATTATGCTAAAATACACGATTTGGCTATCGCCGATCTGCGCGAATTATTGAACATTCCCAAGAATTACAAAGTGCTGCTAATGCAGGGCGGCGGCACAGGACAATTTGCAGCGGTTGCCATGAATCTGATTGGCAGCACTGGCACAGCCGATTACGTCATCACCGGCTCTTGGTCATCGAAGGCAGCCAAGGAAGCCGCACAGTATGGCAAAGTGAATGCAGTGCTGCCAAAGTTCGATAAATACGTCGATGTGCCACGGCAAACGAAGTGGAAATTGGATCCGAATGCTTCATATGTCTATTATTGTGATAACGAGACTGTTGAAGGTGTCGAGTTCGATTTTATACCGGAAGTGGGCAATGTGCCGTTGGCTTGTGACATGTCGTCCAACTTTCTGTCGCGCCCCTTCGATGTGAGCAAGTTTGGCCTTATTTTTGCCGGTGCCCAGAAAAATATTGGACCAGCGGGCGTTACCATCATCATCGTTCGTGAGGATCTGATTGGCaagcatttgaaattgacGCCATCGGTGCTGAACTTCGAGTTGATGGACAAGAACAACTCGCTGCTAAATACACCACCAACTTTTGG catTTATGTCATGGGCCTGGTTCTCCAATGGATCAAACGTAATGGTGGTGTTGCCGGCATGTCTCAGCTGGCCAATGCCAAGTCCAAGCTTATATACGACATTATCAATAGCTCCAATGGCTTCTATTATTGCCCAGTGGAGTCTCGTGTCCGTTCCCACATGAATGTGCCTTTCCGCATTGGCAGCGCTGCCGGCAACGATGCGCTGGAAAAGGAATTTCTGGCCAAGGCTGAGGCGGAGGGCATGATACAGCTGAAAGGACATCGTTCGGTAGGCGGCATTCGTGCTTCAATCTACAACGCTGTCACGCTGGACGAGACACAAAAGCTGGCCAAGCTGATGCTAGCATTTTAcgagaataataaaaactaa
- the LOC117573654 gene encoding guanosine-3',5'-bis(diphosphate) 3'-pyrophosphohydrolase MESH1 — protein sequence MTSARFMKCLQYAAQQHRNQRRKDPQETPYINHPINVSTILATEAGIDDEAVLMAALLHDVVEDTDATFADLEQLFGDDITGLVREVTDDKSLEKMERKRLQIVNAPKASRRAKLIKLADKLDNLRDLQVNTPTGWTEERREAYFVWAQRVVDGLRGTNAALEEQLDQIFRQRQLLD from the exons atgacaTCTGCTCGATTTATGAAGTGTCTGCAGTATGCTGCCCAGCAACATAGAAATCAACGACGCAAGGATCCACAAGAGACACCATACATCAACCATCCCATCAATGTGAGCACCATTCTAGCCACCGAAGCGGGAATCGATGATGAGGCTGTGTTGATGGCCGCATTGCTGCACGATGTGGTCGAGGACACAGACGCCACATTCGCTGACTTAGAGCAACTGTTTGGCGACGATATCACTGGCTTGGTGCGCGAGGTGACCGATGACAAATCGCTGGAGAAAATGGAACGCAAGAGATTGCAAATTGTGAATGCACCCAAAGCCAGTCGACGAGCGAAGCTTATCAAACTGGCCGATAAGCTGGATAATTTGCGAGATCTCCAGGTGAATACACCAACGGGGTGGACGGAG GAGCGACGAGAAGCGTATTTTGTTTGGGCCCAACGTGTTGTGGACGGTTTGCGTGGCACGAATGCTGCTCTAGAGGAGCAGCTTGATCAAATCTTTCGCCAGCGGCAGCTATTGGACTAA
- the LOC117576057 gene encoding cytochrome c1, heme protein, mitochondrial, translated as MRTNMASKFLSVVGSKLLKSTPSALNWTSMRRNGSTKAGTWFRTRPKLLAFGALAGTAGLLLYALDASVEASDDCVHPPKQNWDHNGLLSALDMEGVRRGYKVYKEVCASCHSLQYIAYRNLVDVCMTEAEAKAEAEAITVKDGPDEQGNYFERPGKLSDYMPAAYDNEEAARAANNGAYPPDLSYIVAARKGGEDYIFALLTGYCEPPAGFALREGLYYNPYFSGGAIAMGQLIDNEVVTYDDAEIAPTSSQIAKDVVTFLKWTSEPDGDQRKRLLVKVVMISAFLVGISYYIKRFKWSSLKSRKIMFVPEINEQSKSNGEGKNCPK; from the coding sequence ATGCGTACAAATATGGCGAGTAAGTTTCTTAGTGTTGTTGGCTCCAAGCTACTCAAATCCACACCGAGTGCGCTTAACTGGACATCAATGCGACGCAATGGCTCCACTAAAGCCGGAACCTGGTTTAGAACACGCCCCAAACTTTTGGCCTTTGGAGCTTTAGCTGGCACCGCGGGATTGCTGTTGTACGCTTTGGACGCCAGCGTTGAGGCTTCGGATGATTGTGTGCATCCACCCAAGCAGAACTGGGATCACAATGGCTTACTGTCAGCCCTGGACATGGAGGGCGTGCGTCGTGGCTACAAGGTGTACAAGGAAGTGTGCGCCTCGTGTCATTCGCTGCAATACATTGCCTATCGCAATCTCGTGGATGTCTGCATGACCGAAGCGGAGGCCAAGGCGGAGGCCGAAGCAATCACTGTGAAGGATGGGCCCGATGAACAAGGCAATTACTTCGAACGTCCCGGCAAACTGTCCGATTATATGCCGGCTGCATATGATAACGAAGAAGCTGCTCGGGCCGCCAACAACGGAGCTTATCCGCCAGATCTGAGCTATATTGTGGCTGCTCGTAAGGGAGGCGAGGATTACATATTCGCCCTGTTGACTGGATATTGCGAGCCACCAGCTGGATTTGCCCTGCGCGAGGGTCTCTACTATAATCCGTACTTTTCGGGAGGTGCCATTGCAATGGGTCAGTTGATCGATAATGAGGTCGTAACCTATGATGATGCCGAGATCGCTCCGACGAGCAGTCAAATTGCCAAGGACGTGGTGACTTTTCTCAAGTGGACATCGGAGCCGGATGGGGATCAACGTAAGCGACTACTGGTCAAAGTGGTTATGATTTCGGCCTTTTTGGTGGGCATCAGCTACTACATCAAGCGCTTTAAGTGGTCATCGTTGAAGTCACGCAAAATCATGTTTGTGCCAGAGATAAATGAGCAGAGCAAGTCAAATGGCGAAGGGAAGAATTGTCCAAAATAA